The Paenibacillus sp. FSL R7-0204 genome includes a region encoding these proteins:
- the yicI gene encoding alpha-xylosidase produces MKFTDGLWLVRDGITINGAVQNYVVEKTEEGLTAITQTTPITGRSATLNSTLLTVKFHSPLPGVVGVKIIHNDGVIPRGPSFELTEGTGDHVEIEETEAQTVLISGGLRVVINKGTHWSVDFYRGDERITGSGYKSMAYITDQDGNTFMREELDLGVGEFVYGLGERFTAFVKNGQVVDLWNKDGGTSSEQAYKNIPFYVTSKGYGVFVNQPELVSYEIASEKVKKAQFSVAGESLEYFVIEGPTIKEVITKYTSLTGKPALPPAWTFGLWLTTSFTTDYDEATVNSFVEGMAERDLPLHVFHFDCFWMREYQWTDFQWDSRVFPDPVGMLKRLHDKGLKICVWINSYIGQRSPLFEEGRKNGYLLKKANGDVYQTDLWQAGMGLVDFTNPAACEWYAGYLRDLVDMGVDSFKTDFGERIPTDVVYFDGSDPYKMHNYYTQLYNKVVFEVLEEKLGKNEAAVFARSATAGGQQFPVHWGGDCYADYESMAESLRGGLSLGLSGFGFWSHDIGGFENTAPAHVFKRWLAFGLLSSHSRLHGSTSYRVPWAYDDEAVDVTRFFTKLKCSLMPYLYDVAGQAHEQGWASMRAMVMEFPEDPTCEVLDRQYMLGDSLLVAPIFQENGEVKYYLPAGRWTHLLNGETVQGGSWRKEKHDFFSLPLFVRQNSLLALGSEDSRPDYDFADGVKFGLYALEDGKSASATVRDLNGVPELKVKAVRSGSTVKVTAEGSGKAFTLAVKDLGAIASVEGAEKVDETTVSVGAGEKSVSFTITLK; encoded by the coding sequence ATGAAATTTACAGACGGCTTATGGCTGGTTCGTGACGGAATTACAATCAATGGTGCAGTGCAGAACTATGTAGTAGAAAAAACCGAGGAAGGCCTGACCGCCATCACGCAGACAACTCCCATCACGGGACGTTCGGCGACACTCAACTCCACACTGCTGACGGTGAAATTCCATTCCCCGCTTCCAGGCGTGGTGGGCGTCAAAATTATTCATAACGACGGCGTTATTCCACGCGGACCTTCGTTTGAGCTGACTGAGGGAACCGGCGATCACGTGGAAATCGAGGAGACAGAGGCGCAGACGGTGCTGATCAGCGGCGGACTTCGCGTGGTCATCAACAAGGGCACACACTGGTCCGTGGACTTCTACCGCGGCGATGAGCGCATTACCGGCAGCGGTTACAAATCGATGGCCTACATCACGGATCAGGACGGCAACACCTTCATGCGTGAGGAGCTGGATCTGGGCGTTGGAGAATTCGTGTATGGTCTGGGCGAGCGCTTTACGGCTTTTGTCAAAAACGGCCAGGTGGTCGATCTGTGGAACAAAGACGGCGGTACAAGCTCTGAGCAGGCGTACAAGAATATTCCGTTCTATGTGACGAGCAAGGGATACGGTGTATTCGTGAACCAGCCGGAGCTTGTATCGTATGAGATTGCGTCTGAGAAGGTGAAGAAGGCCCAGTTCAGCGTAGCGGGCGAGAGCCTGGAATACTTCGTGATTGAAGGGCCGACGATTAAAGAGGTCATCACGAAATACACCTCCCTGACCGGCAAACCTGCGCTGCCCCCAGCCTGGACCTTCGGCCTGTGGCTGACGACTTCGTTCACTACAGACTACGATGAAGCTACGGTGAACTCCTTCGTGGAAGGGATGGCGGAGCGAGATCTGCCGCTGCATGTATTCCACTTCGACTGCTTCTGGATGCGCGAATATCAATGGACGGATTTCCAGTGGGATTCCCGTGTGTTCCCTGACCCGGTGGGCATGCTGAAGCGCCTGCACGACAAGGGACTGAAGATCTGCGTCTGGATCAACTCCTATATCGGACAGCGCTCCCCGCTGTTTGAAGAAGGCCGCAAGAACGGTTATCTGCTCAAAAAAGCCAACGGCGACGTCTACCAGACCGACCTCTGGCAAGCGGGCATGGGCCTGGTCGACTTCACGAACCCTGCGGCTTGTGAATGGTATGCCGGATACCTGCGTGACCTGGTGGACATGGGCGTAGACAGCTTCAAGACAGACTTCGGCGAACGGATTCCGACGGATGTGGTCTATTTCGACGGCTCCGATCCGTACAAGATGCATAACTACTATACCCAGTTGTATAACAAGGTTGTCTTTGAAGTGCTCGAAGAGAAGCTCGGCAAAAATGAAGCAGCTGTCTTCGCACGCTCCGCCACAGCCGGCGGGCAGCAGTTCCCGGTTCACTGGGGCGGTGACTGCTACGCTGACTATGAATCGATGGCAGAGAGCCTGCGCGGCGGCCTGTCGCTCGGCTTGTCCGGCTTCGGCTTCTGGAGCCATGACATCGGCGGGTTCGAGAACACCGCTCCGGCGCATGTCTTCAAGCGCTGGCTGGCCTTCGGCCTGCTCTCCAGCCACAGCCGCCTGCACGGCAGCACCTCGTATCGTGTGCCTTGGGCGTACGACGACGAAGCTGTGGACGTTACCCGCTTCTTCACTAAGCTGAAGTGCAGCCTGATGCCTTACCTGTATGATGTAGCCGGACAGGCACATGAGCAGGGCTGGGCCTCGATGCGTGCGATGGTAATGGAATTCCCGGAAGATCCGACGTGTGAGGTGCTGGACCGCCAGTACATGCTGGGCGATTCCCTGCTGGTCGCTCCGATCTTCCAGGAGAACGGCGAAGTGAAGTATTACCTGCCGGCCGGCCGCTGGACACACCTGTTGAACGGCGAGACCGTACAGGGCGGATCATGGCGCAAGGAGAAGCATGACTTCTTCAGCCTGCCGCTGTTCGTCCGTCAGAATTCCCTGCTAGCGCTCGGCAGTGAGGACAGCCGCCCGGATTATGATTTTGCCGATGGTGTGAAGTTCGGACTGTACGCTCTGGAGGATGGCAAGTCTGCATCAGCTACGGTCCGTGATCTGAATGGTGTTCCTGAGCTGAAGGTGAAGGCTGTACGCAGCGGCAGCACTGTAAAAGTAACTGCCGAAGGCAGCGGCAAAGCATTCACTCTGGCGGTGAAGGATCTTGGCGCTATTGCCTCCGTGGAAGGTGCTGAGAAGGTAGATGAGACTACAGTGAGCGTGGGCGCGGGCGAGAAGTCCGTTTCGTTCACGATTACGCTGAAATAA
- a CDS encoding helix-turn-helix transcriptional regulator, producing MDRTSQRLLKEDREHGDVMFPLAAYWIDLPAGAHVLDTHWHEEAEFFLLLEGEILFQVDTDYFTLRPGEAVFIESGDIHAAHALTETPCRFCALVFHPDLLASAQFDTIQQSVILPLQEKRQSFPRHLTPSVPWQAELLLHLNRLMNAYDQQMPGFEAFMKGTLLIMLSQITQPGRFVNHSQSEGAEPTKIDRLKRVILYIQDNYQEPIRTRDLSGLIPMSEGQFCRFFKSMTRKTPVDYINSYRVRQAAALLKQGDRKISDIAMDVGFDNVSYFIKVFRKVMNCSPSEFRKDASPFAGQNQLYP from the coding sequence ATGGACCGTACCTCGCAGCGCTTGCTCAAAGAAGACCGCGAACACGGGGATGTCATGTTCCCCCTGGCTGCCTACTGGATCGACCTCCCGGCCGGAGCGCATGTCCTGGACACCCACTGGCATGAGGAAGCCGAGTTCTTCCTGCTGCTGGAAGGCGAGATTCTGTTTCAGGTGGACACCGACTATTTCACGCTTCGCCCCGGTGAGGCAGTGTTCATTGAATCCGGGGATATCCACGCCGCTCACGCGCTTACGGAGACCCCCTGCCGCTTCTGCGCCCTTGTCTTCCACCCCGACCTGCTGGCCAGCGCCCAATTTGATACCATCCAGCAGAGCGTCATTCTGCCGCTTCAGGAGAAACGCCAGAGCTTTCCGCGCCACCTCACCCCTTCTGTTCCCTGGCAGGCGGAGCTGCTGCTGCATCTGAACCGCTTGATGAACGCGTATGATCAACAAATGCCCGGATTCGAAGCTTTTATGAAAGGAACCCTGCTGATTATGCTCTCACAGATTACGCAGCCGGGGCGCTTCGTCAACCACAGCCAGTCCGAAGGCGCGGAGCCCACGAAGATTGACCGCCTGAAACGGGTGATTCTTTATATCCAGGACAACTACCAGGAGCCGATCCGTACCCGTGACCTGTCGGGGCTGATTCCGATGAGCGAAGGGCAATTCTGCCGTTTTTTCAAAAGCATGACCCGCAAGACACCTGTCGATTACATCAACTCCTACCGGGTCCGCCAGGCCGCAGCCCTGCTGAAGCAGGGGGACCGCAAAATCTCCGATATTGCCATGGATGTCGGCTTCGACAACGTCAGCTACTTCATCAAAGTGTTCCGCAAAGTTATGAACTGCTCGCCTTCGGAATTCCGCAAGGACGCCAGTCCCTTCGCCGGGCAGAATCAGCTATATCCGTAG
- a CDS encoding nuclear transport factor 2 family protein, translating to MNQHVTLPIEVQDFYNAVNQYQPDALIELFAPGATVKDNGKSAEGTEAIAAWGESELFSAKVRFTIMEIEEIQGRIAVTAEMEGEFNKNRVPAPQQFTHEFKVQGGKISELIITLK from the coding sequence ATGAATCAACATGTTACCTTGCCAATTGAGGTACAGGACTTCTACAATGCAGTGAACCAATACCAGCCCGACGCTCTGATCGAATTGTTCGCTCCCGGCGCTACCGTGAAGGATAACGGGAAGTCGGCCGAAGGCACAGAAGCCATTGCGGCTTGGGGAGAATCCGAGCTATTCTCTGCTAAGGTCCGCTTTACTATTATGGAAATTGAAGAAATCCAGGGCCGCATTGCGGTGACCGCTGAGATGGAGGGTGAGTTCAATAAGAACCGTGTCCCCGCCCCGCAGCAGTTCACTCATGAATTCAAGGTACAAGGCGGTAAAATCAGCGAGCTGATCATCACGCTTAAATAG
- a CDS encoding class I SAM-dependent methyltransferase, translating into MLKSLRAIEAYREGGWPAGEGYPWLESIVQAEQTIVNLERVESLQSLAQQNPVLDYVERSLRVLDSLPLSYWIKELAEETLIWSETAKGGTLRQRRSWQEEGINIFVHNIGSAELYRRYAEGLKRDEAGSAEKRRVIHTLIETHGLIGQQIRGEVPPSVNLPLSALVEQGLLGAEELERLLFALNHCIIAAVSPELWQEVRLQVMELIAVIASGNLQPEVPMKERLRRMRAGSIAQGEDYEAEWDRLVQEGFLPAALDPLQPATFWYVESALQTFSLEQFLKVMSLVAGSGPLQLSHLSFEAVMNSIHYDYKGSKKINVYKKRIIEKYLSELGWEEIYSGVKPSGSNPHLTHRLLGKEHLPDTLFFHFEFSAAAEKLIEFCIEAEKSALYERAVLLLFDLFDLRRDAFDRFHNEDTYLSQMNDTADYKAVILDYVTGRKVLDIGPGGGVLLDLIEERMPEAVPVGIDISSNVIEALRQRKQREGRRWEVLQGDALNLKDYVEPGTVDTVIFSSILHELYSYVPFDGRKFNHGTVAAALTSAFDVLADGGTIIIRDGIMSEPEEQQRRVRFLETDGMAWLERYAKDFAGRNIRYEQLGEQEVLMPVNDAMEFLYTYTWGEEAYIHEVQEQFGYFTPSQYSAFIQQTLGDRAKIEVLRHYLQEGYTEALENRVKIMGESGEPVPLPDSTCFIVVRKAG; encoded by the coding sequence ATGCTGAAATCATTACGGGCTATAGAGGCGTATCGTGAAGGAGGGTGGCCTGCCGGAGAAGGCTATCCATGGCTGGAGTCCATCGTGCAGGCGGAGCAGACGATTGTGAACCTGGAGCGGGTAGAATCGCTGCAGTCGCTTGCGCAGCAGAATCCGGTGCTGGATTATGTGGAGCGGAGCCTGCGGGTGCTGGACAGTCTGCCGCTGTCGTACTGGATCAAGGAGCTGGCCGAGGAGACGCTGATCTGGTCGGAGACGGCCAAGGGGGGGACTCTCCGTCAGCGCCGGAGCTGGCAGGAAGAGGGCATTAATATTTTCGTTCATAATATCGGCTCCGCGGAGTTATACCGGCGGTATGCGGAAGGGTTGAAGCGGGACGAGGCAGGCTCTGCGGAGAAGAGACGGGTGATACATACGCTGATTGAGACTCACGGGCTGATTGGACAGCAAATCCGCGGCGAGGTTCCGCCTTCCGTCAATCTTCCGTTGTCCGCACTGGTGGAGCAGGGACTGCTGGGCGCAGAAGAGCTGGAGCGGCTTCTGTTCGCGCTGAATCACTGCATCATTGCTGCGGTATCCCCGGAGCTGTGGCAGGAGGTCCGCCTGCAGGTCATGGAGCTGATTGCTGTTATTGCTTCAGGAAATCTGCAGCCTGAGGTCCCGATGAAGGAGCGTCTGCGGAGAATGCGCGCCGGGTCCATTGCCCAGGGGGAGGATTATGAGGCGGAGTGGGACAGGCTGGTACAGGAGGGCTTCCTCCCTGCTGCGCTGGATCCGCTGCAGCCTGCCACCTTCTGGTATGTGGAGTCGGCACTCCAGACCTTCTCGCTGGAGCAGTTCCTGAAGGTCATGAGTCTGGTGGCCGGCAGCGGCCCGCTTCAGCTAAGCCATCTGAGCTTCGAGGCGGTCATGAACAGTATTCATTATGACTACAAGGGCAGCAAGAAGATCAATGTCTATAAAAAACGGATTATTGAGAAATATCTCTCGGAGCTGGGCTGGGAGGAGATCTACAGCGGCGTGAAGCCTTCCGGCAGCAACCCGCATCTTACGCACCGGCTGCTGGGCAAGGAACATCTGCCGGATACGCTATTCTTCCATTTTGAGTTCTCAGCGGCAGCGGAGAAGCTGATTGAGTTCTGCATAGAGGCCGAGAAGTCGGCGCTGTATGAGCGGGCGGTCCTGCTGCTGTTCGACCTGTTCGATCTGCGGCGGGACGCCTTCGACCGCTTCCACAACGAGGACACGTATTTAAGCCAGATGAATGATACGGCTGACTATAAGGCAGTGATTCTGGACTACGTTACCGGACGGAAGGTGCTGGACATCGGACCCGGCGGCGGGGTGCTGCTCGATCTGATTGAGGAGCGGATGCCGGAGGCCGTGCCGGTGGGGATTGATATCTCAAGCAATGTGATTGAAGCGCTGCGGCAGCGCAAGCAGCGGGAGGGCCGCCGCTGGGAGGTGCTCCAGGGCGATGCCCTGAACCTGAAGGATTATGTGGAGCCGGGCACGGTGGACACGGTGATTTTCTCATCGATTCTGCATGAGCTGTATTCCTATGTGCCGTTTGACGGCCGGAAGTTCAATCACGGCACGGTGGCGGCAGCGCTGACCAGCGCCTTCGATGTACTGGCAGATGGCGGGACGATTATTATCCGTGACGGTATTATGAGCGAGCCTGAGGAGCAGCAGCGCCGCGTACGGTTTCTGGAGACGGACGGCATGGCGTGGCTGGAACGGTATGCGAAGGATTTTGCCGGACGGAATATCCGTTATGAACAGCTTGGCGAACAGGAGGTTCTGATGCCGGTAAATGATGCGATGGAATTCCTCTATACCTACACCTGGGGGGAGGAAGCTTACATTCATGAGGTTCAGGAGCAGTTCGGTTATTTCACACCCTCGCAGTACTCCGCATTCATTCAGCAGACGCTTGGGGACCGGGCGAAGATAGAGGTCCTCCGTCATTATTTGCAGGAGGGATATACGGAGGCACTGGAGAACAGGGTTAAGATTATGGGTGAGAGCGGAGAGCCTGTGCCGCTGCCAGATAGCACTTGCTTCATTGTGGTTCGTAAGGCAGGTTGA
- a CDS encoding alpha/beta fold hydrolase: MKKGLRILLKSIAVLLIVIVLFFAVVFVVNIISSKSELKKIEPYGQLVPVDGKKMNVLIQGSGEETVVLLTGYGTGAPALDFKPLVDELSPNYKVVVVEPFGYGLSDRTDKERTSDNIVSEIHEALQQLGIKRYTLMGHSIAGIYGLDYVNKYKDEVQAFVGIDSSVPNQGGLDDKIPVGTLKFLDKSGIMRLLQKIGPDPYAGLPFDEHTKQQMKMIATKNLNNDTVMNEIDHFKENFTAAQALTFPKELPLLLFVQSNNTDVEGWMQLHEEQVKDSVYGKLVPLEGGHYLHHTLSKEIGKYYREFMAGVK; encoded by the coding sequence ATGAAAAAAGGACTCAGAATCCTGCTTAAGTCTATAGCGGTATTGCTGATTGTGATTGTATTGTTTTTTGCCGTAGTATTTGTGGTCAATATCATCAGCAGCAAATCGGAGCTCAAGAAGATTGAACCCTATGGCCAGTTGGTGCCTGTAGACGGCAAGAAGATGAATGTACTCATCCAGGGATCGGGTGAGGAGACCGTGGTGCTGCTGACGGGGTATGGCACCGGGGCGCCTGCACTTGACTTCAAACCGCTGGTAGACGAGCTGTCCCCTAATTACAAAGTAGTCGTGGTGGAGCCGTTCGGCTATGGCTTAAGTGACCGGACAGATAAGGAACGGACCTCGGACAATATCGTCAGTGAGATTCATGAAGCATTGCAGCAGCTTGGAATCAAGCGTTACACGCTTATGGGACATTCCATCGCCGGAATCTACGGGCTGGATTATGTGAACAAGTATAAGGATGAAGTGCAGGCTTTTGTAGGAATCGACAGCAGTGTGCCGAACCAAGGGGGCTTGGACGATAAAATACCGGTGGGGACGCTGAAGTTCCTCGACAAATCCGGCATCATGCGATTGCTCCAAAAGATAGGCCCCGACCCGTATGCCGGGCTTCCGTTCGACGAGCATACCAAGCAGCAGATGAAAATGATCGCCACAAAGAATTTAAACAATGACACTGTCATGAATGAGATCGACCATTTCAAGGAGAATTTCACAGCAGCCCAGGCGCTGACCTTCCCCAAAGAGCTTCCGCTGCTGCTCTTCGTACAGTCGAATAATACCGATGTTGAGGGCTGGATGCAGCTGCATGAAGAACAGGTGAAGGATTCCGTGTACGGTAAGCTGGTGCCGCTCGAAGGCGGTCATTATCTGCACCATACGCTGTCCAAAGAGATTGGCAAGTATTACAGAGAATTCATGGCAGGCGTGAAATGA
- a CDS encoding sensor histidine kinase, producing the protein MIKSLYTRVVLTFLVSVIGGTVISFNLSIWIYKDELNENLQVLMLRFAQDVVQIYDTFPLNEADKLVSGLKQLETYHVRIYDENGGVRSYGGPDGLKLETVTRGQVEQVLAGGIVKVNPSGISVSLLGLQLTTETGTEALFVEPVGPPSTEFVVKWLLNFALYSLVSGSLVILVAAMFLVRPIKKLTNATRRIAAGDFNVKLNIKQNGELGTLARSFEEMTHDLQQLEQMRRDFVSNVSHEVQSPLTSISGYALALKQMDIPESERNRYLDIIIGEAERMSKMSDSLLKLSLLESQSQQLRFTTFSLDEQIRRVIVALQPQWSARRITFDLQLTPAVLTADYDLLNQVWTNLLGNSIKFSGDGGVISVHTDQDNKNVTVRVSDTGIGIAPEDQKRIFERFFKADRSHSNKYNGSGMGLAIVKQIVLLHQGDIRVESELGAGTCFIVTLPLNTPAN; encoded by the coding sequence ATGATCAAGTCCTTATATACCCGTGTGGTCCTGACCTTTCTGGTCTCCGTCATCGGGGGGACGGTGATCTCCTTCAATCTGTCGATCTGGATATACAAAGATGAATTGAACGAGAATCTGCAGGTGCTCATGCTGCGCTTCGCACAAGATGTCGTACAGATCTATGATACCTTCCCGCTGAATGAAGCCGACAAGCTGGTATCGGGCCTGAAGCAGCTTGAGACCTACCATGTGCGGATTTATGATGAGAACGGCGGGGTCCGGTCTTATGGCGGGCCTGACGGCCTTAAGCTGGAGACCGTAACTAGGGGGCAAGTGGAGCAGGTGCTGGCTGGCGGCATCGTTAAGGTTAATCCGTCGGGCATCTCGGTCAGCCTCCTGGGACTGCAATTAACTACGGAGACGGGCACAGAAGCATTGTTTGTAGAGCCTGTCGGTCCCCCGTCTACCGAATTTGTGGTGAAATGGCTGCTGAATTTTGCGCTCTATTCGCTGGTATCCGGGAGCCTTGTGATTCTGGTGGCCGCGATGTTCCTGGTCCGCCCGATTAAGAAGCTGACCAACGCGACGCGCAGGATCGCGGCCGGGGACTTCAACGTGAAGCTGAACATCAAGCAGAACGGAGAGCTTGGTACTCTCGCGCGCAGCTTCGAGGAGATGACGCATGATCTGCAGCAGCTGGAGCAGATGCGTCGTGACTTCGTGTCGAATGTATCCCATGAGGTGCAGTCGCCGCTGACCTCCATCTCCGGCTATGCCCTGGCGCTGAAGCAGATGGATATCCCGGAGAGCGAACGGAACCGCTATCTCGATATCATCATCGGGGAAGCCGAGCGCATGTCCAAGATGAGCGACAGTCTGCTGAAGCTGAGTCTGCTTGAATCGCAGTCCCAGCAGCTTCGGTTCACGACCTTCAGCCTGGATGAACAGATCCGGCGCGTGATTGTTGCCCTTCAGCCGCAATGGTCGGCCCGCCGCATCACCTTCGATCTTCAGCTGACGCCTGCCGTGCTGACGGCGGATTACGACCTGTTGAACCAGGTATGGACGAACCTGTTGGGGAACAGCATTAAGTTCTCCGGGGATGGGGGAGTAATCAGTGTCCATACGGATCAAGATAATAAAAATGTGACCGTTCGTGTATCCGACACCGGCATCGGGATCGCCCCCGAGGACCAGAAGCGGATCTTCGAACGCTTCTTCAAGGCGGACCGCTCCCACAGCAACAAGTATAACGGCAGCGGGATGGGGCTGGCGATCGTGAAGCAGATCGTCCTGCTTCATCAAGGGGATATCCGGGTCGAGAGTGAGCTCGGCGCAGGCACATGCTTCATTGTAACGCTGCCGCTGAACACACCGGCGAATTAG